The following are encoded together in the Kribbella sp. CA-293567 genome:
- a CDS encoding tyrosine-type recombinase/integrase yields the protein MEALSEHRERQQVRREATGRRWQNLDLVFTSEIGTELDAANVRRAFRKVVQAAGLDPAMWTPRELRHSFVSLLSSSGVPIEDISRLVGHASTNVTEKVYRHELRPVLTEGAMKMDEIFPGQRGRKGNEKP from the coding sequence GTGGAAGCGCTGAGCGAGCACCGGGAGCGTCAGCAGGTCCGGCGGGAGGCAACAGGTCGCCGCTGGCAGAACCTCGACCTGGTTTTCACTTCCGAGATCGGTACGGAGCTGGATGCCGCCAACGTGCGACGCGCCTTTCGGAAGGTCGTCCAGGCGGCCGGACTCGATCCGGCGATGTGGACGCCTCGCGAACTGCGACACAGCTTCGTCTCGTTGCTATCGAGCAGCGGCGTTCCGATCGAAGACATCTCGCGGTTGGTCGGGCACGCCAGCACCAACGTGACAGAGAAGGTCTACCGCCACGAGCTGCGACCGGTGCTCACAGAGGGCGCCATGAAGATGGACGAGATTTTCCCCGGTCAGCGCGGTCGCAAGGGCAACGAGAAGCCGTAG
- a CDS encoding histidine phosphatase family protein, translated as MTAGRLIVWRHGRTEWNLQDKIQGQADIPLDEVGVAQARAAAARLASLAPTRLFSSDLQRAAATAAELAALTGLKVEYDEALREINVDDWAGMTMDELAAIHPEAALRIRSGEPQRRGTAGETVEEVAERFAPALLRAIESGTPEDTIVVATHGLAARVGICLFLGIPKAHWPAFGGLSNCNWVSLLPGRHGWRIEEWNAGSLPEPVMSDDPQR; from the coding sequence ATGACCGCGGGTCGGCTGATCGTCTGGCGCCACGGCCGGACCGAGTGGAACCTGCAGGACAAGATCCAGGGCCAGGCCGACATCCCCCTCGACGAGGTGGGTGTCGCCCAGGCGCGCGCCGCCGCCGCGCGCCTGGCCTCCCTGGCCCCCACCCGGCTCTTCTCCAGCGACCTCCAGCGCGCCGCCGCGACCGCCGCTGAACTCGCCGCTCTCACAGGCCTGAAGGTCGAGTACGATGAAGCCCTCCGCGAGATCAATGTGGACGACTGGGCCGGCATGACGATGGACGAACTCGCCGCCATCCACCCCGAAGCCGCCCTCCGCATCCGCTCCGGTGAACCCCAACGCCGCGGCACCGCCGGCGAAACCGTCGAAGAGGTCGCCGAACGCTTCGCCCCCGCCCTATTGCGAGCCATCGAGTCCGGCACACCCGAAGACACCATCGTCGTAGCCACCCACGGCCTCGCAGCCCGAGTAGGCATCTGCCTCTTCCTGGGCATCCCCAAAGCCCACTGGCCGGCCTTCGGAGGCCTCTCCAACTGCAACTGGGTCTCCCTCCTCCCCGGCCGCCACGGCTGGCGCATAGAAGAGTGGAACGCCGGGTCGCTGCCCGAGCCCGTCATGAGCGACGATCCCCAGCGTTAA
- the rsfS gene encoding ribosome silencing factor codes for MPATERAIELLTAAAEAAHDKKAENVLAFDVSEQLAITDAFLVASASNDRQVRAIVDAIEDKLRVDFDAKPVRREGAREGRWVLLDYLEVVVHVQHDEERNFYSLERLWRDCPIIPLPGADGTVATPVVADRSADEDTTPAAGSSTTAE; via the coding sequence ATGCCTGCCACCGAACGCGCCATCGAGCTGCTCACCGCGGCTGCCGAGGCGGCCCACGACAAGAAGGCCGAGAACGTTCTCGCGTTCGACGTCTCCGAGCAGCTCGCCATCACCGACGCCTTCCTGGTCGCGTCCGCCTCCAACGACCGCCAGGTCCGCGCGATCGTGGACGCCATCGAGGACAAGCTCCGGGTCGACTTCGACGCCAAGCCGGTGCGCCGCGAGGGCGCCCGCGAAGGCCGCTGGGTGCTGCTGGACTACCTCGAGGTCGTGGTCCACGTGCAGCACGACGAGGAGCGCAACTTCTACTCCCTCGAGCGGCTCTGGCGCGACTGCCCGATCATCCCGCTCCCGGGCGCCGACGGCACCGTCGCGACGCCGGTGGTGGCCGACCGCTCCGCCGACGAGGACACCACGCCCGCCGCCGGATCCTCCACCACGGCCGAATGA
- the nadD gene encoding nicotinate-nucleotide adenylyltransferase, with product MGGTFDPIHHGHLVAASEVQSYFDLDEVIFVPTGQPWQKLDRAVSPPEDRYLMTVIATASNPRFSVSRVDIDRPGPTYTIDTLRDLARLYPDAELFFITGADALAQILTWRDVDEMFKLAQFVGCTRPGYSSQELPLDRLPMERITLLEVPALAISSTECRQRVAKGNPTWYLVPDGIVQYIAKRDLYTNH from the coding sequence ATGGGTGGCACGTTCGACCCGATCCACCACGGCCACCTGGTCGCGGCGAGCGAGGTGCAGTCGTACTTCGACCTCGACGAGGTGATCTTCGTTCCGACCGGCCAGCCCTGGCAGAAGCTGGACCGCGCGGTCTCACCCCCCGAGGACCGCTACCTGATGACGGTCATCGCGACCGCCTCCAACCCACGGTTCTCGGTCAGCCGGGTCGACATCGACCGGCCCGGACCGACGTACACGATCGACACGTTGCGCGACCTGGCCAGGCTCTACCCGGACGCGGAACTGTTCTTCATCACCGGTGCCGACGCGCTGGCCCAGATCCTGACCTGGCGCGACGTCGACGAGATGTTCAAGCTGGCCCAGTTCGTCGGCTGTACCCGGCCGGGGTACAGCTCGCAGGAACTGCCGCTCGACCGGCTCCCGATGGAGCGGATCACGCTGCTCGAGGTACCGGCGCTGGCGATTTCCTCCACCGAGTGCCGCCAGCGCGTCGCGAAGGGCAACCCGACCTGGTACCTGGTGCCCGACGGGATCGTCCAGTACATCGCCAAGCGTGACCTCTACACCAACCACTAG
- a CDS encoding Lrp/AsnC family transcriptional regulator produces the protein MDAIDRQLVEALRANGRSSWAELGRVVGLSGPSVQERVRRLEERGVLLGYRAVVAPEQVGLGTSALVGLFQRDDVETDEIVAGVREIPAVEDCWFVAGDQELVVKVRVSDVTQLEAVVGTLRRVNGVVRTRTTVVLSTRWEARPAPLPE, from the coding sequence ATGGACGCGATCGATCGACAGCTCGTCGAGGCGCTGCGAGCGAACGGGCGCTCCAGCTGGGCTGAGCTGGGCCGCGTGGTCGGTTTGTCCGGGCCGAGCGTGCAGGAGCGGGTGCGGCGGCTGGAGGAGCGCGGGGTACTGCTCGGGTACCGCGCGGTGGTCGCACCGGAGCAGGTGGGACTGGGGACCAGCGCGCTGGTCGGGCTGTTCCAGCGCGACGACGTGGAGACGGACGAGATCGTCGCCGGCGTGCGCGAGATCCCGGCCGTGGAGGACTGCTGGTTCGTGGCTGGTGATCAAGAACTGGTGGTGAAGGTGCGCGTCTCGGACGTCACCCAACTGGAGGCAGTGGTGGGCACTCTGCGGCGGGTCAACGGTGTGGTGCGGACACGGACGACAGTGGTCCTGTCGACTCGCTGGGAGGCGCGTCCGGCTCCACTGCCGGAGTAG
- a CDS encoding MFS transporter, whose product MRDLPAWIKAVMLGQLVSSAGSLAWIYLTLYLVEDRGMSPQHAGFAAAAYGVGLLLGNLSGGWIGDRFGLRGAAVASQLSWAAASLAMPVVPVAVLPVLAAVAGLCGGACRPNLSALVATALPADRRREGIALSRSASNAGFIIGPPLGGLLAAYDFSLVFIIDAVSSVVLALIIWRWVPAATRVVAAQATGVWRALRRDRSIVVLLLAIVVVDTVYRQLYATLPLLLRDAGSPAVAYGVLIGASSVAIVLLEAPLAIRLRNHNSFRVIATGFVLVGVGLAVIGVWPALAGAAVAAVFITGGEMLYKPTATAHVADSAPEGMTGRYSSLYAAASISGMFLAPALGGTTYQHYPRLLYPAAAVLALVAAAALYLTYASSHRQAAEQQPTARGAA is encoded by the coding sequence GTGCGGGACCTTCCTGCCTGGATCAAAGCCGTGATGCTCGGCCAGTTGGTCAGCTCCGCAGGTTCGCTCGCGTGGATCTACCTCACGCTCTACCTGGTCGAGGACCGCGGGATGTCCCCGCAGCACGCGGGCTTCGCCGCAGCGGCGTACGGCGTGGGCTTGTTGCTCGGCAACCTCTCCGGCGGCTGGATCGGCGACCGCTTCGGCCTGCGCGGTGCGGCGGTCGCCAGTCAGCTCAGCTGGGCCGCCGCTTCTCTGGCCATGCCTGTCGTCCCTGTCGCTGTGCTGCCTGTCCTGGCTGCTGTGGCGGGGCTGTGCGGGGGAGCCTGCCGACCCAACCTGAGCGCCCTGGTCGCCACGGCGCTCCCTGCTGACCGGCGACGAGAGGGGATCGCGCTCTCGCGCTCGGCCAGCAATGCCGGCTTCATCATCGGCCCACCGCTCGGCGGCCTGCTGGCGGCGTACGACTTCTCGCTGGTCTTCATCATCGATGCGGTCAGCAGCGTGGTGCTGGCGCTGATCATCTGGCGTTGGGTGCCCGCCGCGACGCGAGTGGTCGCAGCGCAGGCTACTGGAGTGTGGCGCGCGCTGCGGCGGGATCGGTCGATCGTTGTCCTGCTGCTGGCGATCGTGGTGGTCGACACCGTCTATCGGCAGCTTTACGCCACGCTGCCGCTGTTGCTGCGGGATGCGGGCTCACCAGCGGTCGCGTACGGCGTACTGATTGGGGCTAGCTCGGTGGCCATCGTCCTGCTGGAGGCTCCACTGGCCATTCGACTGCGCAACCACAACTCGTTCCGCGTGATCGCTACCGGCTTCGTCCTGGTCGGCGTCGGCCTAGCTGTCATTGGCGTCTGGCCGGCTCTAGCGGGCGCCGCCGTCGCCGCGGTGTTCATCACTGGCGGCGAGATGCTCTACAAGCCCACCGCCACGGCTCATGTGGCCGACTCGGCTCCGGAGGGCATGACCGGCCGCTACTCCAGCCTGTACGCCGCCGCCTCAATCTCAGGCATGTTCCTGGCTCCCGCACTGGGTGGCACCACTTACCAGCACTACCCGCGTCTTCTCTACCCGGCGGCGGCCGTGCTGGCCCTGGTCGCCGCCGCTGCTCTCTACCTGACGTACGCCTCCAGTCACCGTCAAGCGGCAGAGCAACAGCCGACGGCACGTGGCGCGGCGTAG
- a CDS encoding winged helix-turn-helix transcriptional regulator, which produces MRRSSYSPEPDCAIAQSLGVVGDGWELLIVRDLARGLDRFELLAESLRISRKVLTERLNSLLDSGVVERVAYQDRPVRHAYRLTPRGRALLPVLVALQDWGDRWLLGDGELTGTNATEDAPSHRVHELVGRRVPDGLLLPVGADGERSTAAHDVVLRDVVDVAARATVVFGYPATGRPSKLPAGWDEIEGTTGCTLENKLFAERAAEFAAAGITVHGVSTQRPDEQQAFAELEKIPHVLLSDTDLTLAAALRLPTFRAGGYARLKRLMLVVAPTREITAALYPITDIPAAISWAYDTAGQS; this is translated from the coding sequence GTGCGCCGTAGCAGCTACTCCCCCGAGCCCGACTGCGCGATCGCCCAGTCGCTCGGGGTGGTCGGTGACGGATGGGAGTTGCTGATCGTCCGCGACCTGGCGCGCGGGCTGGACCGGTTCGAACTGCTGGCGGAATCGCTGCGGATCTCGCGGAAGGTGCTGACCGAGCGGCTGAACAGCCTCCTCGACAGCGGAGTCGTGGAGCGCGTCGCGTATCAGGACCGGCCGGTCCGGCATGCCTACCGGCTGACGCCTCGCGGCCGTGCGCTGCTGCCCGTGCTCGTCGCCTTGCAGGACTGGGGCGACCGCTGGCTCCTCGGCGACGGCGAACTGACCGGGACCAATGCGACAGAAGACGCACCGAGTCATCGCGTCCACGAACTGGTGGGCCGGAGGGTTCCGGACGGCCTGCTGCTTCCGGTCGGCGCCGATGGTGAACGTTCCACGGCGGCGCACGACGTCGTACTGCGGGACGTGGTGGACGTCGCTGCCCGGGCGACCGTGGTCTTCGGCTATCCGGCCACCGGGCGCCCGAGCAAGCTGCCGGCCGGATGGGACGAGATCGAAGGCACCACCGGCTGCACCCTGGAGAACAAGTTGTTCGCCGAACGCGCCGCGGAGTTCGCCGCGGCCGGAATCACCGTCCATGGCGTGAGCACCCAGCGCCCGGACGAGCAACAGGCTTTTGCTGAACTGGAGAAGATCCCGCACGTGTTGTTGTCCGATACCGATCTGACTCTCGCCGCCGCGCTCCGGCTGCCGACCTTCCGCGCCGGCGGCTACGCACGGCTCAAGCGGCTGATGCTGGTGGTCGCGCCGACGCGTGAGATCACCGCCGCTCTCTACCCGATCACCGACATCCCGGCAGCGATCAGCTGGGCCTACGACACGGCCGGCCAGTCGTGA
- a CDS encoding 4'-phosphopantetheinyl transferase family protein has translation MDIWWGRTADARPGLVGELDASERARLTAYARDEDKSRFLVGATIVRRVLSIKLELPPRDIQLDRTCPDCGRQHGKISVDGMQLSVSHSGDRVVVAFHPTAAVGVDVELINPSIDADSLASVSLSTLEAAELAGFEPAARARAFTQYWTRKEAVVKATGDGIRADLRKVIVSAPNQPPALREWAEYDGPVRLVDLPAGVEYAATLAILSEHTPEVRSFDAAPLLRS, from the coding sequence GTGGACATCTGGTGGGGCCGTACCGCAGACGCGCGGCCTGGCCTGGTCGGTGAACTGGATGCGTCCGAGCGGGCCCGCCTGACCGCCTACGCGCGGGACGAGGACAAGAGTCGTTTCCTCGTCGGCGCCACCATCGTCCGGCGGGTGCTGTCGATCAAGCTAGAGCTGCCACCGAGGGACATCCAGCTCGATCGCACCTGCCCGGACTGCGGTCGCCAGCACGGCAAGATCAGCGTCGACGGCATGCAGCTCTCGGTGTCGCACTCCGGCGACCGCGTCGTCGTGGCCTTCCATCCGACCGCGGCGGTGGGCGTCGACGTCGAGCTGATCAACCCCTCGATCGACGCTGATTCGCTCGCCTCGGTGAGCCTGTCCACCCTGGAGGCCGCCGAGCTGGCCGGCTTCGAACCGGCGGCGCGAGCGCGCGCGTTCACGCAGTACTGGACTCGCAAGGAAGCCGTCGTGAAGGCGACCGGTGACGGCATCCGGGCGGACCTGCGCAAGGTGATCGTCAGCGCGCCGAACCAGCCGCCCGCACTGCGCGAGTGGGCCGAGTACGACGGTCCGGTGCGGCTCGTCGACCTGCCGGCGGGCGTCGAGTACGCCGCCACGCTGGCGATCCTGTCCGAGCACACCCCCGAGGTCCGCTCCTTCGACGCCGCCCCGCTGCTCAGGTCCTGA
- a CDS encoding glutamate-5-semialdehyde dehydrogenase has product MSEIIGLCRNAREASYALAAASRATKDAALHAMAAALRAGTETIVAANAKDVTAAREAGTPESTVDRLALDPSRVDAMAAGLEQLAGLVDPVGEVVRGYTLPNGLELRQVRVPFGVVGIIYEARPNVTADAAGICLKSGNAVLLRGSSSAAESNAAIIAVLRSAVTEAGLPADVIQGVPGDRAAVKELMQARGLVDVLIPRGGAGLIQTVVTESTVPVIETGVGNCHVYVDAEADLDLALAILLNSKTQRPSVCNAAESLLVHAEVAEEFLAKALPALAEAGVTVHGDPAVVAAGKDIVAATDEDYGTEYSSLDLSAAVVPSLEAAVEHIRKYSSAHTDAIVTRSQAASRRFVQAVDSAAVVVNASTRFTDGGEYGFGAEIGISTQKLHARGPMGLPEMTSTKYVVIGEGQLRT; this is encoded by the coding sequence GTGAGCGAGATCATCGGACTGTGCCGCAATGCCCGCGAGGCTTCGTACGCGCTCGCGGCGGCATCACGAGCGACCAAAGACGCCGCGCTGCACGCCATGGCGGCGGCGCTGCGAGCCGGTACCGAGACGATCGTCGCGGCCAACGCGAAGGACGTCACCGCCGCGCGCGAGGCCGGTACGCCGGAGTCGACCGTCGATCGGCTCGCGCTCGACCCGTCCCGGGTGGATGCGATGGCAGCCGGGCTGGAGCAGCTTGCCGGACTGGTCGACCCCGTGGGCGAGGTCGTCCGCGGTTACACCCTGCCGAACGGGCTGGAGCTCCGCCAGGTGCGCGTCCCCTTCGGCGTCGTCGGGATCATCTACGAGGCGCGTCCGAACGTCACCGCCGACGCGGCCGGCATCTGCCTCAAGTCGGGTAACGCGGTGCTGCTCCGCGGCTCGTCGTCCGCCGCGGAGTCCAACGCGGCGATCATCGCCGTACTGCGGTCCGCGGTGACCGAGGCCGGTCTGCCGGCCGACGTGATCCAAGGCGTGCCCGGCGACCGGGCGGCGGTCAAGGAACTCATGCAGGCGCGCGGGCTGGTCGACGTACTGATCCCGCGTGGTGGTGCCGGCCTGATCCAGACCGTCGTCACCGAGTCCACCGTGCCGGTGATCGAGACCGGCGTCGGCAACTGCCATGTGTACGTCGACGCCGAGGCGGACCTCGACCTCGCGCTGGCGATCCTGCTCAACTCGAAGACCCAACGGCCGAGCGTCTGCAACGCAGCCGAGTCGCTGCTGGTGCACGCGGAGGTCGCGGAGGAGTTCCTGGCGAAGGCGCTGCCTGCGCTGGCGGAGGCCGGAGTGACCGTCCACGGCGATCCGGCAGTTGTTGCTGCCGGCAAGGACATCGTCGCGGCGACGGACGAGGACTACGGCACGGAGTACAGCTCACTCGACCTGTCGGCCGCCGTGGTGCCTTCGCTGGAGGCGGCGGTCGAACACATCCGCAAGTACAGCTCGGCGCACACCGACGCGATCGTCACCCGTTCGCAGGCGGCGTCGCGGCGCTTCGTGCAGGCGGTCGACTCGGCGGCGGTGGTGGTCAACGCGAGCACCCGCTTCACCGACGGCGGCGAGTACGGGTTCGGTGCCGAGATCGGTATCTCCACCCAGAAGCTGCATGCTCGCGGTCCCATGGGCCTGCCGGAGATGACCTCGACGAAGTACGTCGTGATCGGTGAGGGCCAGCTCAGGACCTGA
- a CDS encoding serine hydrolase domain-containing protein: MSSQRMLLPRSTPSAAGVSSRGVIALLDRLAADSVECHSLMVVRRGQVVAEGWWTPYSAERPHLLYSLTKSFTSIAVGLVIADGLLSLDDLVVELLPDHVPDDIAEQGRRLTVHHLLSMTAGHSTDSLEEAWQLEPDDLVKGFLRVPFTEPEGTRHTYDNATTFVLARIIERLTGQGLPEFLDQRLFRPMGIEGAEWDRVASGAAFGFHGLHLTTEAIAAFGELLLRGGVRDGRQLVPRDWVELATRQHIETLPPEDDLANPDFLCGYGYQFWGSRHGYFGNGAFGQQCVVVPSHDLVIVVTANVVEGHPLPGAFWDCLLPGLEDGAGSAQDDELLAARLRRLSLTPVQGSAAPERSAQATVDASAENSALPEGTSVAVEPTNDGWQLQLGETLKIAVSHEGWLESSPLGRPVVASGAWQGDLFVAELYVITTPHRVRLTVDSGAGTAIATWTTVPLTGPSLELHLRSPLMTRPDVS, from the coding sequence ATGTCTTCTCAGCGGATGCTTCTGCCGCGTTCGACGCCGTCCGCCGCGGGAGTCTCGTCCCGGGGGGTCATCGCGCTGCTGGACCGGCTCGCGGCGGATTCCGTCGAGTGTCACTCCCTCATGGTGGTGCGTCGCGGCCAAGTCGTCGCCGAGGGCTGGTGGACGCCGTACTCCGCCGAGCGCCCGCATCTCCTTTACTCGTTGACCAAATCGTTCACCTCGATCGCCGTGGGACTCGTGATCGCCGACGGGTTGCTCTCGCTGGACGACCTGGTGGTCGAGCTGTTGCCCGACCACGTACCGGACGACATCGCCGAGCAGGGACGCCGCCTCACCGTGCATCACCTGCTCTCCATGACGGCCGGGCACAGCACGGACAGCCTCGAAGAGGCGTGGCAGCTCGAGCCGGACGATCTGGTGAAGGGCTTCCTGCGCGTACCGTTCACCGAGCCCGAGGGAACCAGGCACACCTACGACAACGCGACCACCTTCGTGCTGGCCCGGATCATCGAACGCCTGACAGGGCAAGGGCTTCCGGAGTTTCTCGATCAGCGCCTGTTCCGGCCGATGGGGATCGAGGGCGCCGAGTGGGACCGGGTGGCGAGCGGTGCCGCGTTCGGGTTCCACGGCCTGCATCTGACCACCGAGGCCATCGCGGCTTTCGGTGAGCTGTTGCTGCGCGGAGGCGTCCGGGACGGCAGGCAGTTGGTCCCGCGCGACTGGGTGGAGCTGGCGACCAGGCAGCACATCGAGACTCTGCCGCCCGAGGACGACCTGGCCAACCCGGACTTTCTCTGCGGGTACGGCTACCAGTTCTGGGGGTCGCGGCACGGCTACTTCGGGAACGGTGCCTTCGGCCAGCAATGTGTCGTGGTTCCGTCGCACGATCTCGTCATCGTCGTGACCGCCAATGTCGTTGAGGGTCACCCGCTGCCGGGCGCCTTCTGGGACTGCCTCCTGCCAGGTCTGGAGGACGGCGCGGGCAGTGCCCAGGACGACGAACTGCTCGCCGCTCGACTGCGGCGACTGTCCTTGACCCCGGTGCAGGGCTCCGCCGCGCCGGAGCGTTCGGCCCAGGCGACAGTCGATGCCTCGGCCGAGAACTCGGCTCTCCCAGAGGGAACCTCTGTGGCCGTCGAGCCGACGAACGACGGGTGGCAGCTGCAACTGGGGGAGACCCTCAAGATCGCTGTCAGCCACGAGGGCTGGCTGGAAAGCTCGCCCCTCGGCCGGCCAGTGGTCGCAAGCGGCGCCTGGCAGGGCGACCTGTTCGTCGCCGAGCTGTACGTGATCACCACCCCGCACCGGGTTCGTCTCACCGTCGATTCCGGCGCGGGAACGGCAATCGCGACGTGGACGACCGTTCCGCTGACCGGCCCCAGCCTGGAGTTGCATCTGCGATCGCCGCTGATGACCCGTCCCGACGTCTCGTAG
- the proB gene encoding glutamate 5-kinase — protein sequence MGDNKRRPEVVKAGRIVVKVGSSSLTQRGRIDLERLRLLVDAIAARRGEGTEVVLVSSGAIAAGLTPMGLRSRPRDLATQQAAASVGQGLLMARYSDAFAAHGLRVGQVLLTVDDVTRRSHYRNAYRTFARLLELGVVPIVNENDTVATTEIRFGDNDRLAALTSHLVHTDLLVLLSDVDGLYDGDPRKPGTTMLTDVRGPADLLPLQIGRTGSSGVGTGGMQTKVEAAAIATEAGIPVVLTSAARVGEALRGDPVGTLFHPTGRRRKTRLLWLAHATSGQGRLVLDEGAVRAITERRSSLLPAGISAVEGNFSAGDPVDLISSAGVVIARGLVNYDAAELPELLGRSTRDLARELGPTYEREVVHRDDLVLL from the coding sequence ATGGGGGACAACAAGCGGCGTCCCGAGGTCGTCAAGGCCGGGCGGATCGTGGTGAAGGTCGGTTCGTCCTCGCTCACCCAGCGCGGCCGGATCGATCTCGAACGCCTGCGCCTGCTGGTCGACGCGATCGCGGCGCGACGTGGCGAGGGAACCGAGGTGGTGCTGGTCTCTTCCGGCGCGATCGCGGCCGGCCTGACGCCGATGGGACTGCGGTCGCGGCCGCGCGACCTCGCCACCCAGCAAGCGGCCGCGTCGGTCGGGCAGGGCCTGCTGATGGCCCGGTACAGCGACGCCTTCGCCGCGCACGGCCTGCGGGTCGGCCAGGTGCTGCTGACCGTCGACGACGTCACCAGGCGCAGCCACTACCGCAACGCCTACCGGACCTTCGCCAGACTGCTGGAGTTGGGTGTCGTCCCGATCGTCAACGAGAACGACACCGTCGCGACGACCGAGATCCGCTTCGGCGACAACGACCGGCTGGCCGCGCTGACCAGCCACCTCGTGCACACCGACCTGCTCGTGCTGCTCTCCGACGTGGACGGCCTGTACGACGGTGACCCCCGCAAACCCGGTACGACGATGCTCACCGACGTCCGTGGCCCCGCCGATCTCCTGCCGCTCCAGATCGGCAGGACGGGCAGCTCCGGCGTCGGCACGGGCGGTATGCAGACCAAGGTCGAAGCCGCCGCGATCGCTACCGAGGCAGGGATTCCGGTCGTTCTCACCTCCGCGGCGCGAGTCGGCGAAGCGCTGCGTGGCGATCCGGTCGGCACTTTGTTCCACCCGACCGGCCGGCGTCGCAAGACCCGCCTGCTCTGGCTTGCCCACGCGACCTCCGGCCAAGGCCGCCTGGTGCTCGACGAAGGTGCCGTCCGCGCGATCACCGAGCGGCGCTCGTCCTTGCTCCCGGCCGGGATCAGCGCCGTTGAAGGCAACTTCTCCGCGGGCGACCCGGTCGACCTCATCTCGTCCGCCGGCGTGGTGATCGCCCGTGGTCTGGTGAACTACGACGCGGCCGAGTTGCCCGAACTGCTGGGCCGCTCGACCCGGGACCTGGCCCGCGAGCTGGGTCCGACGTACGAGCGTGAGGTCGTGCACCGCGACGACCTGGTGCTGCTCTAG